The DNA segment TGATGCACAGCTGTATGGCCAAGACCCACTTCCCTTTTACCTATTCCTTACCGAGTGTGTGCTGGCCACCCAGCAACTGGTAGCCAAGGCGGCAGCCGATGAAAGCCTGGACGAACCCGGCGACCTGGACAAGAAGCTGGCCCTGCTAGACAGGCAGCTGCAGGACCGTGAGAAACTGACCCTACCTAAAGCGGAGGCCGACTATAAGGGGCTGATCCTGCCTGCATTCCTGGCACTTGCCGAGCGATGCGAAGCCGTTGTTCAAAAATTCCACCTGCTTTTTGGGAAAACAGGGTATCGGCTCATTACCTTCCCCCAAGAAAGGACACTGGAAAGCTTCGCGCAAGTAGGCGAGCTGGTGTATGCCCTGGTGCCAGCCAACAGAGGTGAGATCGATAAATTTCAAATTGGATTTGATCTGAGAGGCTTTACCCGCCCCAACAATAAGTCGGAAGGGCCATATGATCTATTCATTGGAGTAGGGATTTCATTCAAGCAACTTACCTACGACGTAGGATGCTACATCTGGGAAAACCACGGGCGTAGTATTCCGAATACGATTACCTCCTTCGGGTACCACGAAGCTGTAGATCGGGCAACAATGGATAGAATCACCGCCGCACTGGGCGACTACCTGTACGAAGCAGTGCGCCACCTGGCTGGGCTAGATACCCCTGATACCCCACTCCCCTAACCCCGGCCACCTAGGGTGTGCGCGCATTGCGGATGCTCTCGTACAGCAGGTCGGCCACCTTTCCCCGCACGTTCTCATACAGGAAGGTGTTGTTTTCGCTATCCGGATAGGTTCGGTTGGCCAGCAAGATGTAGATCAGGTCTGCCTCGGGGTCTACCCATACGCAGGTGCCCGTAAAACCCAGGTGGCCGTAGGCACTGGCCGTGGCGTAGTCGCTGGCAGGGCTAATGTAGCCAGGTCTCTTATCGGGCTTATCCCAGCCAAGCCCCCGGCGGCTACTGGGCAGCTGCGTACTCTGGCTGGTGAAGTAGCGGATAGTGCCGGGCTCCAAATAACGTTCGCCGCCATACTCGCCGCCGTTTCGGAGCATAAGCAGCAGTTTGGCCAGGTCGTAGGGGTTGCTAAAGAGGCCCGCGTGGCCACTGTAGCCACCTAGCAGGCTGGCGCACTCGTCATTCACATAGCCCTGCACCCGCTCGAAGCGATACTTCCGGTCTTCTACTGTAGGGGGGCAGTCTGCGGCACGCCCCTTCCAGGCTGGGTTAAACAGGGTATTGTTCATGCCCAGCGGCTGGTAAAAAGTATGCGTAGCATAGTCCTCCAGGCTCTGGTTGGTAATACGCTCCATAACCCGCTTCAGGATAATCATATTCAGGTCGCTGTATTTGTAGCCCTGGGCCTTGTTCACGGGTTGGCGGATGATCTGGTGCCAGATGGAGTCTGGATAATCTTTGTTCAGCCACAGCTGCGTACCTATCTGCACAGGGTAGCTGGCCAAGGGGAGGGTGTCGTATACGGCGGGGTCGCGCACGCCATCCTTTACGGTCTGTAGGTAAAAGGGAATCCAGGCCACCAGGCCGCTATTGTGCTGTAGCAGCTCGCGGATGGAAATATCGCCCACGGCTCCGGTTACCTCTGGCAGGTAGGCGTGCACCGGTGCGTCCAGCGTCAGCTTTTTCTCTTCCCACAGCTTCATGGCACACACGGTAGTAGCCACCACCTTGGTTACCGAGGCCAGGTCGAACAGGCTGGCATAACTGTCTACCGGTACCTCGCGCTGGTAGGTGTGGTAGCCAAAAGCGCGGTTGTATACAATGTTATTGTTCCGCAGGGCCATAATGGCGCAGCCTGGCATCGCCCGTTTGCGAATCAGGTCTTGCACCAGGGGTTCAATCTTGTCCAGGGTAGCGGGGTCCATACCCGCCTCATCGGGCCGGGCGGTTCGGAACCGCTCGCCCTCATTTACATAGCTGAAACCCATGGAGAACTTATCGGGCAGCACCACCGGCATCAGGCCCGTGGGCTGCCGGCTACCCATCACAATCTCGGCCGCGGCTACCTGGGCCGCCGGGGCTTCCTCATAGGCCGCTATCACAGCACGATGATCTTGCAGGTACTGCAGCGCATAGGGATTATTGAAGTGTACCAGAATGCTCTGTGCATCCCAGGCCGATACAGAGTCGCAATAGGTAAGGATGGTGGGCGTAATGCCATAGTGGCGGAAGGCATAGCGGCTCATCTCGAAGAGGCCGGTTACGATAACGTCATAGTCTTTTAGTACCCGCAGCACGCTATCCAGGGTAGCGCGGCGGCTGTAGCGGTCTAGCAGGAAGAAGTCAAAGGGCGCATAGGTTTTCAGCGTTTCATAGAAGGGCGTGCCTCGGTTGTAGCCAATCTGTACATAGGCCATGCGTCGGTTCAGCTTGCCTATGGGCACGGGCAGCAGGTCATTCTTCACCAGGCTTACCGCCTGGGCATACAGTTCATCGCGCAGGGCTATGGCTGCCGGGTCGGCAATGGCGGCACGTGCCGCCTCGTAGCTGGCATAGCGGTTTTTCGGCAGGCCCATCCATGCCTTGGCCAGCAGGATCCGGTACACATGGGCATCCAGTTCGGCCTGGGTATAGGTGCTGTCTTCCAGGATAGCCCTGCGGATGTAGGCAATAGCCTTGGGCACATCGCGTGGATACAGCAGCACATCGTTTCCGGCTTTCAGGGCCATCAGCTCGGCCTCGCCTGCCTGGTAGTAGCGGGCTACCCCGCCCATATTCATGGCATCGGTAAAGACGAGGCCCCGGAACCCCAGCGAATCGCGCAGCATGCGGCCTACCACCCTGGGGCTTAGGGTAGTGGGCAGGTTTGGGGTGTTATCCAGGGCGGGTACATACAAGTGGGCTACCATAACCGACTGTACCCCGTGGTGGATGAGCTGGCTAAAAGGATAGACCTCTATGCTATCCAGGCGCTGGCGACTGTGCCGGATGAAGGGCAGCGTGTAGTGGCTATCGCTGTCGGTATCGCCGTGGCCGGGGAAGTGCTTGGCCGATGCCATAACACCATGATCCTGCATACCCTGCATCAGCATCAGGGCCTTGCGGGCCACCAGGTGTCGATCCTGCCCAAAAGAGCGGTCGTTGATCACCGGGTTGCGTGCGCTGTAGTTCACGTCCACCACGGGGGCAAAGCTGACATGCACCCCCAGCGCCCTGCACTGGCCAGCCATTATGCGGCCATACTGGTAGAGCAGCGAGTCATTCTCTATGGCACCCAGTGTCATGTTTCGGGGAAAGCTGAGGGTGCTGTCCAGCCGCATACCCAGGCCCCACTCAGCATCCATACCCACCATAAGTGGCAGCCTGCTGCTACGCTGCAGGCGGTTTAGCGCCGCCACCTGGCGCATAGGCCCCCCCTGCATAAACATAACGCCACCAATGCGCTGCTCGCGCACCAGCTTCTCCACCTGTGGTATGTTGTACTGCACCGCATCGGTAAAGGCTGCCACCATAAACAGCTGGCCAATCTTCTCCTCCAGGCTCAGGCTATCCAGCTGCTGCCGCGCCCAAGCGGCATCGGCGCCGGGGAATAGCTCCTCCACCGTCTCGGGCGGGCGAGTGGCCCGCGCAGGGGGATTGTACTGCGCGTGCGCCTGGCCCAGGAGCAGGGCAGCAAGAAATAAAAATCGCACATCCATGATTCCGACCAAAAATACGGCAATCTGCCTCCGGGCGAGCCCCGCACACCCCGGCATCTATCCACAGGTGCTGCCCGCCTACCAGATGTAGAGATACGCAGGCTGTGGACGAAGCGTTGGCCAGGGGCTAGCCGGTGCGCAAGGAAAAGCCGTAATTTTACTCATTATGATGTTGGTTGTACTTACAGCAGCGCTGAGTTTTCTGGCGAACTACTATTTCCGCGACAGTATGCCCTGGTGGATATTCGCGCCGGTGTGTGCTGCCTGCGGCTTTTTGTTTGCGCGGAATACCGTCCATGCCTTTCTGGCGGGCTTTCTGGGTCTCTTCCTGCTGTGGGGGCTGGTGGCACTGGGTATCGACCATTTCAATGGCTATCGGCTAGGAGATAAAATTGCCCAGCTACTTTCGCTGCCGAACAACCTGACACTGGTAGCTGCTACAGGCCTGGTGGGCGGCCTGGTTGGGGGCTTTAGCACCTGGGCTGGCCGCCGGATTCGGGCCATCCTCTAGGCAGGGTGCGTACGCCCACCTGCGCGCCCCAGGGCATTGTTCGGCGAGCCGCCAGGTTGCGGCCAGCCCCCCCACCCCCACTGCGCTAGTTATAGTTGTAGTCGTACGCAGCAGGGTCGTACTGCCAGCCTCGCTGGAAGGTATTGAGCAGGGTGCTGATCTGGAAGTGATGTACCCCCCCAACCGCATGGTAGCTGGCAAAGCCATAGTCCAGGTAGAAACGGTTGATGCGCAGGCCCAGTCCTAGCGAAAATCCGTTCAGGTTCAGGCCATTATTCTCGGGGCTTTGCAGCTCGCGGCGGCGCTGATGGTTGTACCCAGTACGGAGGTGCAGGTTCTTGTTGAGCAAAAATTCCAGCCCGAAGGTGAGGTGGCGAAACACCTCGTCTGCCGTGCTCGTCTTATCCTTCACCGGGTTTCCCTCCAGGTCCAGTTCCTCGCCCTCAGCATCCTGGTTTACCAGCTGGGGCCGGTGCAGGTCGTGGCCCGTAAGGGTAAAGCGCATGGGCGTG comes from the Bacteroidota bacterium genome and includes:
- a CDS encoding serine hydrolase; translation: MDVRFLFLAALLLGQAHAQYNPPARATRPPETVEELFPGADAAWARQQLDSLSLEEKIGQLFMVAAFTDAVQYNIPQVEKLVREQRIGGVMFMQGGPMRQVAALNRLQRSSRLPLMVGMDAEWGLGMRLDSTLSFPRNMTLGAIENDSLLYQYGRIMAGQCRALGVHVSFAPVVDVNYSARNPVINDRSFGQDRHLVARKALMLMQGMQDHGVMASAKHFPGHGDTDSDSHYTLPFIRHSRQRLDSIEVYPFSQLIHHGVQSVMVAHLYVPALDNTPNLPTTLSPRVVGRMLRDSLGFRGLVFTDAMNMGGVARYYQAGEAELMALKAGNDVLLYPRDVPKAIAYIRRAILEDSTYTQAELDAHVYRILLAKAWMGLPKNRYASYEAARAAIADPAAIALRDELYAQAVSLVKNDLLPVPIGKLNRRMAYVQIGYNRGTPFYETLKTYAPFDFFLLDRYSRRATLDSVLRVLKDYDVIVTGLFEMSRYAFRHYGITPTILTYCDSVSAWDAQSILVHFNNPYALQYLQDHRAVIAAYEEAPAAQVAAAEIVMGSRQPTGLMPVVLPDKFSMGFSYVNEGERFRTARPDEAGMDPATLDKIEPLVQDLIRKRAMPGCAIMALRNNNIVYNRAFGYHTYQREVPVDSYASLFDLASVTKVVATTVCAMKLWEEKKLTLDAPVHAYLPEVTGAVGDISIRELLQHNSGLVAWIPFYLQTVKDGVRDPAVYDTLPLASYPVQIGTQLWLNKDYPDSIWHQIIRQPVNKAQGYKYSDLNMIILKRVMERITNQSLEDYATHTFYQPLGMNNTLFNPAWKGRAADCPPTVEDRKYRFERVQGYVNDECASLLGGYSGHAGLFSNPYDLAKLLLMLRNGGEYGGERYLEPGTIRYFTSQSTQLPSSRRGLGWDKPDKRPGYISPASDYATASAYGHLGFTGTCVWVDPEADLIYILLANRTYPDSENNTFLYENVRGKVADLLYESIRNARTP